A stretch of the Sulfurimonas sp. HSL3-1 genome encodes the following:
- a CDS encoding TIGR04219 family outer membrane beta-barrel protein gives MTFFLKPILLFALFATALQAFEADVETGAGVWYAKASGDLTYSENGGSVSSVGDLGYKDEYNFYIFAEVTPREVSPFVPSLRLAYTSIAYNGRTKSSVTWGPFLYQADAPNKVSAEEYDATFYYTFAEMLSWISLDAGINVKYVTTRYTIDDSSFHYDESDVTTLPQLYLHASMPVMQLPAAVELSYYYYDEGSFTLYDFRLAGRYDFETVMPHFKPSIELGYRMHRLWLQKKSYNTKIDLLLKGFYLEGSLHF, from the coding sequence GTGACATTTTTTTTGAAGCCAATACTGCTTTTCGCACTGTTTGCGACTGCGCTACAGGCCTTTGAAGCCGACGTAGAAACGGGGGCGGGGGTGTGGTACGCCAAGGCATCGGGGGATCTGACCTATAGCGAAAACGGGGGAAGCGTCAGCTCCGTCGGGGACCTGGGCTACAAGGATGAATACAACTTCTACATCTTTGCAGAGGTCACGCCCAGGGAAGTTTCGCCCTTCGTGCCGAGCCTCCGCCTTGCATACACGTCGATTGCCTATAACGGGCGCACAAAAAGCTCCGTGACCTGGGGACCCTTCCTCTACCAGGCGGATGCGCCGAACAAGGTGAGCGCGGAGGAGTATGACGCGACCTTCTACTATACGTTTGCGGAGATGCTCTCCTGGATATCGTTGGATGCCGGTATCAACGTCAAGTACGTCACGACGCGCTATACCATCGACGACAGCTCTTTTCACTATGATGAAAGTGACGTCACGACGCTGCCGCAGCTCTACCTGCATGCGAGCATGCCCGTCATGCAGCTGCCGGCAGCCGTTGAACTCTCCTACTATTATTATGATGAAGGCAGTTTCACCCTCTACGATTTCCGCCTGGCGGGGCGGTACGATTTCGAGACGGTCATGCCCCATTTCAAGCCGTCGATCGAACTGGGGTATCGCATGCATCGGCTCTGGCTCCAAAAAAAGAGCTATAACACGAAGATCGATCTCCTGCTAAAGGGGTTTTACCTGGAAGGTTCGCTGCACTTTTAA
- the aspS gene encoding aspartate--tRNA ligase yields the protein MRSHYCTDLNENNVGERVELAGWANSYRDHGGIIFIDLRDKTGLIQLVCDPADNAEAHQIANDVRDEFVLIAKGTIRLRGEGLTNPRLKTGAIEVVVDELVIENRSAPMPFVIGDENVGEETKLKYRYLDLRSTSSFDTFRLRSKAAIAARNVLDELGFLEVETPILTKSTPEGARDYLVPSRVHEGEFYALPQSPQLFKQLLMVGGFDRYFQIAKCFRDEDLRADRQPEFTQIDVEMSFCDQEEVIAVAEKLIVGMFKAAGHDVQAPFPRMPHSEAMEKYGSDKPDMRYGLEMVDVIDIFERCDNEIFTAIAKNPKLNRIKALRVPGADLVFSKREMKSFEDYVRKFGAKGLGYFQMKEDGLKGPLTKFFSDEDIQAIIDRTELEVGDVVFFGAGDKHTVWDYMGRFRIFIAEHEKMNLVDKDRFEFLWVVDFPMFEIDEGRVKALHHPFTMPKDLNHEHVEDIESIAYDIVLNGVELGGGSIRIHKQDVQEEIFKLLGIEEEEAQEKFGFLLDALKFGAPPHGGFAIGFDRLIMLLAKKDSIRDVIAFPKTQKASCLLTQAPSSVDNAQLRELHIRTRESKSQS from the coding sequence TTGAGAAGCCATTACTGTACCGATTTAAACGAAAACAACGTCGGCGAGCGCGTCGAACTCGCCGGCTGGGCGAACAGTTACCGTGACCACGGCGGCATCATCTTTATCGACCTGCGTGACAAAACCGGACTGATCCAGCTCGTCTGCGACCCGGCGGACAACGCCGAAGCGCACCAGATCGCCAACGACGTCCGCGACGAGTTCGTCCTGATCGCCAAAGGGACCATCCGTCTGCGCGGCGAAGGGCTGACGAACCCGCGCCTCAAAACGGGGGCCATCGAGGTCGTCGTCGATGAACTCGTCATCGAGAACCGCTCCGCCCCGATGCCGTTTGTCATCGGCGACGAGAACGTCGGCGAAGAGACCAAGCTCAAGTACCGCTACCTCGACCTGCGTTCCACTTCCTCGTTTGACACCTTCAGACTGCGCTCCAAAGCGGCCATCGCGGCACGCAACGTCCTCGACGAGCTCGGTTTCCTCGAAGTAGAGACACCGATTCTGACGAAATCCACCCCGGAAGGTGCGCGCGACTACCTCGTACCCAGCCGTGTCCACGAAGGCGAGTTCTACGCCCTGCCCCAGTCCCCGCAGCTCTTCAAGCAGCTCCTGATGGTCGGCGGCTTCGACCGCTACTTCCAGATCGCGAAATGTTTCCGTGACGAAGACCTCCGCGCCGACCGCCAGCCGGAATTTACCCAGATCGACGTCGAGATGAGCTTCTGCGACCAGGAAGAGGTCATTGCCGTCGCCGAAAAGCTGATCGTCGGCATGTTCAAAGCCGCCGGCCATGACGTGCAGGCCCCTTTCCCGCGCATGCCGCACAGTGAAGCGATGGAGAAGTACGGTTCCGACAAGCCCGACATGCGCTACGGCCTGGAGATGGTCGACGTCATCGACATCTTCGAGCGCTGCGACAACGAGATCTTCACCGCCATCGCGAAGAACCCGAAACTCAACCGCATCAAGGCGCTCCGCGTTCCGGGCGCCGACCTCGTCTTCTCCAAGCGCGAGATGAAAAGTTTCGAGGATTACGTCCGCAAATTCGGCGCGAAGGGTCTTGGCTACTTCCAGATGAAAGAGGACGGCCTCAAGGGACCGCTGACGAAGTTCTTCTCAGACGAAGATATCCAGGCGATCATCGACCGTACCGAGCTTGAAGTCGGCGACGTCGTCTTCTTCGGCGCCGGCGATAAGCACACCGTCTGGGACTACATGGGGCGCTTCCGTATCTTTATCGCCGAGCACGAGAAGATGAACCTCGTCGACAAAGACCGTTTCGAATTCCTCTGGGTCGTCGACTTCCCGATGTTCGAGATCGACGAAGGACGCGTCAAAGCCCTGCACCACCCCTTCACGATGCCTAAAGACCTTAACCACGAGCACGTCGAAGACATCGAATCCATCGCCTACGACATCGTCCTCAACGGTGTCGAGCTGGGCGGCGGTTCCATCCGTATCCACAAGCAGGATGTCCAGGAGGAGATCTTCAAACTCCTCGGCATCGAGGAGGAGGAAGCCCAGGAGAAATTCGGTTTCCTCCTCGACGCTCTCAAGTTCGGTGCGCCGCCGCACGGCGGTTTCGCGATCGGTTTCGACCGCCTCATCATGCTGCTCGCCAAAAAGGACAGCATCCGCGACGTCATCGCCTTCCCGAAAACCCAGAAGGCCTCCTGTCTGCTTACCCAGGCTCCGAGCAGCGTCGACAACGCCCAGCTGCGTGAACTGCATATCCGCACCAGAGAATCCAAAAGCCAGTCATGA
- a CDS encoding lytic transglycosylase domain-containing protein, translating to MVIGRILAPIFLLPALLFGALFFDSDSNREAEIVRAFDLPPAFLNDPKLQKIISKKRTEYQRHGFFKSLNQAYLFIPMIKDILVHSDVPDEFLFLAMAESGFSIDAYSHKKASGVWQFMPETGRTFGLQINDYVDERRDLVKSTKAAITYLETLHARFNKWYLAAIAYNCGEGRLYRAIKKAGTDNISVLLDEKKRYLPRESRNYIRKIVALTLLASDEDFMINQEYAYLLNRANAYSIAQVKVSRGERISRVAKLINMPAYKLTSLNPHLKYDFVPPKNTQYTIYIPYVKLNEFRQNYKPAPLETFYMLHHVEAGDNLSRIGKKYRVPYKMIKEFNRLHTNMLRIGQKLVIPLSKPLDLKNGKYTVKRGDSLEAIARIFETTVSSLKKLNNIKGSLIRVGDRLSIYD from the coding sequence TTGGTTATTGGACGTATTCTTGCACCCATTTTTTTGCTGCCCGCGCTGCTTTTCGGCGCCCTGTTTTTTGATTCGGACTCGAATCGTGAGGCCGAGATCGTACGAGCGTTCGATCTGCCTCCCGCTTTTCTGAACGACCCCAAACTTCAAAAGATTATCAGCAAAAAACGCACAGAGTACCAGCGCCACGGCTTCTTTAAGAGCCTTAACCAGGCCTACCTTTTCATCCCGATGATCAAGGACATCCTTGTGCACTCGGACGTTCCTGATGAGTTCCTCTTCCTGGCGATGGCGGAGTCGGGCTTCTCCATCGATGCCTATTCCCATAAAAAAGCCTCCGGAGTATGGCAATTCATGCCCGAAACGGGGCGCACCTTCGGCCTGCAGATCAATGATTATGTCGATGAACGCAGGGACCTTGTCAAATCGACAAAAGCCGCCATCACCTACCTGGAGACGCTCCATGCCAGGTTCAACAAATGGTACCTCGCCGCCATCGCGTACAACTGCGGGGAAGGGCGCCTCTACCGTGCGATCAAAAAGGCGGGCACCGACAACATTTCCGTGCTGCTCGATGAAAAGAAGCGCTACCTCCCCAGGGAGAGCCGCAACTATATCCGCAAGATCGTCGCGCTGACGCTGCTGGCGTCGGATGAGGACTTCATGATCAACCAGGAGTACGCCTACTTGCTTAACCGCGCAAACGCCTACTCCATCGCGCAGGTCAAAGTGTCACGGGGCGAACGCATCAGCCGCGTCGCCAAACTGATCAACATGCCGGCATACAAGCTGACCTCGCTCAATCCCCACCTCAAGTATGACTTCGTACCGCCCAAAAACACGCAGTACACCATCTATATCCCCTATGTCAAACTGAACGAATTCCGCCAGAACTATAAACCCGCTCCGCTGGAGACCTTCTACATGCTTCACCATGTCGAAGCGGGGGACAACCTCTCGCGGATAGGGAAAAAGTACCGCGTCCCCTACAAGATGATCAAGGAGTTCAACCGTCTGCATACCAACATGCTGCGGATCGGACAGAAGCTTGTCATCCCCCTTTCCAAACCGCTGGATCTTAAAAACGGCAAATACACCGTCAAACGCGGGGACTCTCTCGAGGCGATCGCCCGTATTTTCGAGACGACGGTCTCCAGCCTGAAAAAGCTTAACAACATCAAAGGGAGCCTGATCCGCGTCGGCGACCGGTTGAGTATTTATGATTAA
- a CDS encoding NAD(+)/NADH kinase — translation MNETAQISLKKVGIILRPSTPELKEVFYRVKQIFEAHGIEVLIDNLSGGMIGVLGQQFDILCRESDLLATIGGDGTLISAVRRSHSFGKPVMGIHAGKLGFLADVALDELDEILTQIQNGEYRIDERAMLQAVITTGAGEKRVVAFNDIVITRPSISKMIHVETFVDGKNFNTYFGDGVIISTPTGSTAYNLSAGGPVLFPLTKVFALTPICPHSLTQRPVVLPGQYDIEVRTPDQSALAVVDGQDMYEFGEGDSIRISLADMPAKLLHRKAFNYFDVLKEKLNWGEG, via the coding sequence ATGAATGAAACAGCGCAGATTTCACTGAAAAAAGTCGGCATTATCCTGCGGCCGTCGACGCCGGAACTCAAAGAGGTTTTCTACCGGGTCAAGCAGATATTCGAGGCCCATGGCATCGAAGTGCTTATCGACAACCTCAGCGGCGGCATGATCGGCGTTCTGGGGCAGCAGTTTGATATCCTCTGCCGGGAGAGCGATCTGCTGGCCACGATCGGCGGCGACGGGACCCTGATCTCCGCCGTGCGCCGGTCGCACAGTTTCGGCAAGCCCGTGATGGGGATCCACGCCGGGAAACTCGGCTTTCTCGCCGACGTTGCGCTCGACGAGCTCGATGAGATCCTGACGCAGATTCAGAACGGGGAGTACCGTATCGACGAACGGGCGATGCTGCAGGCGGTGATTACGACGGGGGCGGGGGAGAAGCGTGTCGTCGCCTTCAACGACATCGTCATCACGCGTCCCTCCATCTCCAAGATGATCCATGTCGAGACCTTCGTCGACGGCAAAAACTTCAACACCTATTTCGGCGACGGCGTCATCATCTCCACCCCGACGGGTTCGACCGCTTACAACCTCTCCGCCGGGGGACCGGTCCTCTTCCCCTTGACGAAGGTCTTCGCCCTGACACCGATCTGTCCGCACTCGCTGACCCAGCGGCCGGTCGTCCTGCCCGGGCAGTACGATATCGAAGTCCGGACACCGGACCAGAGCGCGCTGGCCGTTGTTGACGGGCAGGATATGTACGAGTTCGGCGAAGGGGACAGCATCCGCATCTCTCTGGCCGATATGCCGGCCAAACTCCTGCACCGCAAAGCCTTCAACTACTTCGATGTGCTCAAGGAAAAACTGAACTGGGGGGAAGGATGA
- a CDS encoding adenylate kinase, with amino-acid sequence MSRKKLFLIIGAPGSGKTTDCEVIASRHAEITHYSAGDMFRAEVATGSERGQIIKAIIDRGEIVPINIAIETIVGAIKQAPTSAVIIDGYPRSIEQMEALDDYLAGEPEVALANVIEVVVSEEIARDRVLGRARGADDNEAVFARRMKVYVEPLADIQHFYTQKGLLHKINGERELAQVADEMQAHIESLI; translated from the coding sequence ATGAGTCGTAAAAAACTCTTTCTCATCATCGGCGCGCCCGGTTCGGGCAAAACGACCGATTGCGAAGTGATCGCCTCCCGCCACGCGGAGATCACCCACTACTCCGCCGGCGATATGTTCCGTGCGGAGGTGGCGACCGGCAGCGAACGCGGTCAGATCATCAAGGCTATCATCGACCGCGGCGAGATCGTTCCCATCAATATTGCGATCGAGACGATCGTCGGTGCGATCAAGCAGGCGCCGACCAGCGCGGTCATCATCGACGGCTATCCCCGTTCCATCGAGCAGATGGAAGCACTCGACGACTACCTCGCGGGCGAACCCGAGGTGGCACTGGCAAACGTCATCGAGGTTGTTGTCAGCGAAGAGATCGCCCGTGACCGCGTCCTCGGACGCGCACGCGGGGCGGACGACAACGAGGCGGTCTTTGCACGCCGCATGAAGGTCTACGTCGAGCCGCTGGCCGACATCCAGCACTTCTATACGCAAAAAGGGCTGCTGCACAAGATCAACGGCGAACGCGAACTCGCCCAGGTCGCGGACGAGATGCAGGCCCATATCGAAAGTTTAATTTAA
- a CDS encoding septal ring lytic transglycosylase RlpA family protein — translation MIKILPLLALLLLIAGCSTRGVSSRTAYEAPPAVATRTTPTSSTYKHPTMRPYTVNGRRYFPTVVQKGDTFDGRASWYGPDFHGKLTSNGERYDMYAATAAHKTLPMNTIVRVTNRRNGRQTIVRINDRGPFVASRIIDLSKKAATDLQMVGVGTTDVHLEVLGFAGKGERVIPSAAALRAGPTEQVVSAFYIQIGAFRRFEGASITQQKFDGFEGHKTIIKDTEYNNERLFRVWLGKFKSEAEAHDFIASSPFEHAFIVRK, via the coding sequence ATGATTAAAATCCTTCCGCTTCTCGCCCTTTTGCTCCTGATCGCCGGGTGCAGCACGCGGGGCGTATCGTCCCGCACTGCCTATGAGGCTCCTCCGGCCGTCGCCACCCGGACAACGCCGACATCGTCGACATACAAACACCCCACCATGCGCCCGTACACGGTCAACGGCCGCCGCTACTTTCCTACGGTCGTTCAAAAGGGAGACACCTTTGACGGCCGCGCCAGCTGGTACGGTCCCGACTTCCACGGCAAACTGACCTCGAACGGCGAACGCTACGACATGTACGCCGCCACCGCCGCGCACAAAACCCTGCCGATGAATACCATCGTGCGCGTCACCAACAGACGCAACGGACGCCAGACCATCGTACGCATCAACGACAGGGGCCCCTTCGTCGCTTCGCGGATCATCGACCTCTCCAAAAAGGCCGCCACCGATCTTCAGATGGTGGGAGTGGGGACGACCGACGTGCATCTCGAGGTGCTCGGCTTTGCCGGTAAAGGCGAGCGCGTCATCCCGTCGGCGGCGGCGCTGCGCGCCGGACCGACGGAGCAGGTCGTCAGTGCGTTCTATATTCAGATCGGTGCTTTCCGCCGTTTCGAGGGGGCCTCCATCACCCAGCAGAAATTCGATGGTTTCGAAGGGCATAAAACGATCATCAAGGATACTGAGTATAATAACGAAAGACTTTTCCGCGTCTGGCTCGGAAAGTTCAAAAGCGAGGCCGAGGCGCACGATTTTATTGCATCGTCACCTTTTGAGCACGCCTTTATCGTAAGGAAATAA
- the adk gene encoding adenylate kinase, which yields MKIILLGAPGAGKGTQAQFLTKAFDIPQISTGDMLRAAIKAGTELGKLAKSFMDAGKLVTDEIIIGLVKERITEDDCKNGFLLDGFPRTIAQADALKEAGVAIDAVIEIDVPDSEIVSRMSGRRAHLASGRTYHVVYNPPKVEGKDDITGEELVQRDDDKEEVVLDRLRVYHEQTAPLIGYYTAEAENNSAVKYIRIDGTQPIDTVQTTILSALK from the coding sequence ATGAAAATCATTCTACTCGGCGCGCCCGGCGCAGGCAAAGGCACCCAGGCACAGTTTCTGACGAAGGCGTTCGATATTCCGCAGATCTCCACGGGCGACATGCTCCGCGCGGCGATCAAGGCGGGCACGGAACTGGGCAAGCTGGCGAAATCCTTCATGGATGCGGGCAAGCTTGTCACCGACGAGATCATCATCGGCCTCGTCAAAGAGCGCATTACGGAAGATGACTGCAAGAACGGCTTCCTGCTCGACGGTTTCCCGCGCACTATCGCCCAGGCAGACGCGCTGAAAGAAGCAGGCGTCGCCATTGACGCGGTGATCGAAATCGATGTCCCGGACTCCGAGATCGTCAGCCGCATGTCCGGCCGCCGCGCCCACCTGGCGTCGGGCCGTACCTACCACGTCGTCTACAACCCGCCGAAGGTCGAGGGTAAGGATGATATCACCGGTGAAGAGCTCGTGCAGCGCGACGACGACAAAGAAGAGGTCGTGCTTGACCGCCTGCGCGTCTACCACGAGCAGACCGCACCGCTGATCGGTTACTACACGGCGGAAGCCGAAAACAACAGCGCCGTCAAATATATCCGTATCGACGGTACCCAGCCGATCGACACGGTCCAGACCACGATCCTCTCCGCGCTGAAATAA
- a CDS encoding HAD-IIIA family hydrolase, translating into MIKLIVLDVDGCLTNGQIIYGESGEEIKAFNVKDGLAIKSWMRLGHEVAIITGRRSGIVKRRADELGILHLYQGVKDKRKRLEMLCSDLGIDAATEVAAVGDDLNDLTMLELAAVSFAPADASSYITGRVDNVLSRRGGEAAVREMIEALMRRNGEEEAFLAQWQ; encoded by the coding sequence GTGATCAAACTGATCGTTCTGGACGTGGACGGCTGCCTGACCAACGGCCAGATCATTTACGGCGAAAGCGGTGAAGAGATCAAGGCGTTCAACGTTAAAGACGGCCTGGCGATCAAAAGCTGGATGCGCCTCGGGCACGAAGTGGCCATCATCACCGGTCGCCGTTCGGGCATCGTCAAGCGTCGCGCGGACGAACTGGGGATCCTGCACCTTTACCAGGGGGTCAAGGATAAACGCAAACGTCTGGAGATGCTCTGCAGCGATCTCGGTATCGATGCCGCGACAGAGGTGGCGGCCGTCGGTGACGACCTGAATGACCTGACAATGCTGGAGCTGGCCGCGGTCTCTTTTGCCCCCGCTGACGCGTCTTCATACATCACCGGACGCGTCGACAACGTTCTTTCCCGCCGGGGCGGCGAGGCTGCCGTACGGGAGATGATCGAAGCGCTGATGCGCCGTAACGGCGAGGAAGAGGCCTTTCTCGCACAGTGGCAATGA
- a CDS encoding TatD family hydrolase: MIIDTHIHLDDERYEEDLDAVLERAEREGVEGLIIPGADVETLPRAIAIAEAHENVFFAVGIHPYDLDGFDTACFDEFLNHPKCVAVGECGLDYFRLEGSEEEQAEEKRKQAEVFRAQIRIALAYGKPLIVHIRNASHDARVILEEEGASRVGGVLHCYNADEELLVLAGQNFYFGIGGVLTFKNARKLVQVLPNIPKERLLIETDGPYLTPHPHRGERNEPAYTKLVAAKMGELLDMPVETVEAVTTRNASRLFGIF; encoded by the coding sequence GTGATCATCGACACCCATATCCATCTCGACGATGAGCGTTACGAAGAGGACCTCGATGCGGTGCTCGAGCGCGCCGAACGCGAGGGCGTCGAGGGCCTGATCATCCCCGGCGCCGATGTCGAGACCCTGCCTCGGGCCATCGCGATCGCCGAAGCGCATGAGAACGTCTTCTTCGCCGTCGGTATTCACCCCTACGATCTTGACGGCTTTGACACGGCCTGTTTCGACGAATTCCTCAACCACCCCAAATGCGTCGCGGTAGGCGAGTGCGGGCTTGACTATTTCCGGCTCGAAGGTAGTGAGGAGGAGCAGGCCGAAGAGAAACGGAAACAGGCCGAGGTGTTCCGGGCCCAAATCCGCATCGCGCTGGCCTACGGCAAACCGCTGATTGTGCATATTCGTAACGCCAGCCATGATGCGCGCGTCATCCTCGAAGAGGAGGGGGCATCACGTGTCGGGGGCGTCCTGCACTGCTATAACGCCGACGAAGAGCTTCTGGTGCTCGCCGGCCAGAACTTCTATTTCGGCATCGGCGGGGTGCTGACCTTCAAGAACGCGCGCAAGCTGGTGCAGGTACTGCCAAACATCCCGAAAGAGCGCCTCCTGATCGAAACGGACGGCCCCTATCTGACGCCCCATCCGCACCGCGGCGAGCGCAACGAACCGGCCTATACGAAACTGGTTGCCGCAAAAATGGGCGAGCTGCTCGACATGCCCGTCGAGACGGTCGAGGCGGTAACGACCCGGAACGCCTCGCGGCTTTTCGGCATTTTCTAA
- a CDS encoding AAA family ATPase: MIEHFHLRDCLTFEEVSIDLKPGLIVFSGPSGSGKSVFMRSILASFGLDDPIAALSESVVSWQIDESASGLLNESPNVLREVKKEKARYFFNSQAISRATVAELSKTHLRHLSLKDYSDFDSDALLGLIDATVSVSDAKHTHHVSLYHQGYLRLRHLEQEMERLKSDERKLREQEEFARFEVNKINEIGPEPGEYDALLEIKKSLSKKEKLEEKIGHAQQIFDYEHIVNEVLESLDIDGAFFDDTMNELRTQFDSAQERFDDLEGTDIEQVLNRLESLSELKRRYGSIEEALSYRDSKQKELDVYESLEEHVEALQQELNTLYTSLTQSAAQISLARSGALYTLNDSINGYLHQLYLDGAEVTLTHGDFGPQGQDRASLQLKGAPLQQISAGEFNRLRLALLAVKSEGMQGQQGVLMLDEIDANLSGEESMSVARVLRTLSRHFQILVISHQPQLTAMGEQHFIVTKSEHSHVRELATQEERMEEIARIVSGESVSEKARHLATELLETAHVSAERVVS; this comes from the coding sequence ATGATCGAACATTTCCATCTGCGCGACTGTCTTACATTTGAAGAGGTCTCCATTGACCTCAAACCGGGGCTCATCGTCTTTTCGGGCCCCAGCGGCAGCGGAAAGTCCGTCTTTATGCGTTCCATCCTCGCCTCGTTTGGCCTTGATGACCCCATCGCGGCCCTGAGCGAATCGGTTGTCTCCTGGCAGATCGACGAAAGCGCCAGCGGGCTGCTCAATGAAAGCCCCAACGTGCTGCGGGAAGTGAAGAAAGAGAAGGCGCGCTACTTCTTTAACAGCCAGGCCATCTCCCGTGCGACGGTGGCGGAGCTCAGTAAAACCCACCTGCGCCATCTGAGCCTGAAGGATTACAGCGATTTCGATTCGGACGCGCTGCTGGGGCTGATCGATGCGACGGTCTCCGTTTCCGATGCGAAACATACGCACCACGTCAGTCTTTATCACCAGGGCTATCTGCGGCTCAGGCATCTCGAGCAGGAGATGGAGCGCCTCAAATCGGACGAACGCAAACTCCGTGAGCAGGAGGAGTTCGCCCGTTTCGAAGTCAACAAGATCAACGAGATCGGTCCGGAACCGGGCGAATACGACGCTTTGCTCGAGATCAAGAAGTCCCTGTCGAAAAAAGAGAAACTCGAAGAGAAGATCGGCCATGCCCAGCAGATCTTCGATTATGAGCATATCGTCAACGAAGTGCTCGAATCGCTGGACATCGACGGCGCCTTTTTCGACGATACGATGAACGAACTCCGGACCCAGTTCGATTCGGCCCAGGAGCGTTTCGATGACCTCGAGGGCACCGATATCGAACAGGTCCTCAACCGCCTGGAGTCGCTTTCGGAACTGAAGCGGCGCTACGGCAGCATCGAGGAGGCGCTCTCCTACCGCGACAGTAAACAAAAAGAGCTCGACGTCTACGAATCCCTGGAGGAGCATGTCGAAGCGCTGCAGCAGGAACTCAATACCCTCTACACCTCCCTGACGCAGAGCGCCGCGCAGATCTCCCTTGCCCGCAGCGGCGCCTTGTACACGCTTAACGACTCCATCAACGGCTATCTGCACCAACTCTACCTTGATGGTGCGGAAGTGACACTGACCCACGGCGATTTCGGCCCGCAGGGGCAGGACCGCGCCTCCTTGCAGCTCAAGGGCGCGCCGCTGCAGCAGATCAGCGCCGGGGAGTTCAACCGTTTGCGGCTTGCGCTCCTGGCGGTCAAGTCCGAAGGGATGCAGGGGCAGCAGGGCGTGTTGATGCTTGACGAGATCGACGCCAACCTCAGCGGCGAGGAGTCCATGAGCGTTGCCCGGGTGCTGCGGACCCTCAGCCGCCACTTTCAAATCCTTGTCATCTCCCACCAGCCCCAGCTGACCGCCATGGGCGAACAGCACTTCATCGTCACCAAAAGCGAGCACAGCCACGTCCGGGAACTGGCCACGCAGGAAGAGCGGATGGAGGAGATCGCCCGGATCGTCAGTGGCGAATCGGTTTCGGAGAAAGCCCGCCATCTGGCCACGGAGCTGCTGGAGACGGCCCATGTCAGCGCCGAAAGGGTCGTCTCGTGA
- the lptA gene encoding lipopolysaccharide transport periplasmic protein LptA yields MKSALALILATAVAGSLYAAEQLRIVADAFTANEKKGRSVFEGHVHIKMGSDELNASRVEVYTAADRTPTKYIASGDASFFLKADNGSTYSGRAQKVIYLPLKEQYSFYGDVHLMQHDEHKQIDGEEVVVNIQEGTAAAKGAERQPVIMIFNLPEEKKK; encoded by the coding sequence GTGAAGTCCGCTTTAGCCCTTATCCTGGCCACGGCAGTGGCCGGGAGCCTCTATGCAGCCGAACAGCTCAGAATCGTTGCCGACGCGTTTACGGCAAATGAAAAAAAGGGACGTTCGGTCTTTGAGGGCCATGTGCACATCAAGATGGGAAGCGACGAACTCAACGCCTCGCGCGTCGAGGTCTATACCGCGGCTGATCGTACGCCGACGAAGTACATCGCCAGCGGCGACGCCTCGTTTTTCCTCAAGGCCGACAACGGTTCCACCTACAGCGGGCGTGCGCAGAAGGTCATTTATCTGCCGCTCAAAGAGCAGTACAGTTTCTACGGAGACGTCCACCTCATGCAGCACGATGAGCACAAGCAGATCGACGGTGAAGAAGTCGTGGTCAATATCCAGGAGGGTACGGCCGCGGCCAAGGGGGCGGAGCGCCAGCCCGTTATCATGATCTTCAATCTCCCCGAGGAGAAAAAGAAGTGA
- the hisB gene encoding imidazoleglycerol-phosphate dehydratase HisB: MIVKERNTKETQIRVELELYGEGKSSIETGVGFFDHMLEAFAKHALIDLNVSCQGDTHIDDHHSVEDVGIVIAMALAEAIYPIEKVERFGNAVVVMDEASVSCDMDLSNRPYLYYDVPVNGKVGSFDAELAEEFFRAVVFNARICAHIVMQRGKNRHHVIEAAFKAFAVALRRAVTRNERVTVPSTKGVL, from the coding sequence ATGATCGTCAAAGAGCGCAATACCAAAGAGACGCAGATCCGCGTAGAGCTCGAACTCTACGGCGAGGGGAAAAGCAGCATCGAAACCGGTGTCGGTTTTTTCGACCACATGCTCGAAGCTTTCGCCAAACACGCCCTGATCGATCTGAACGTCTCCTGCCAAGGCGACACGCACATTGACGACCACCACAGCGTCGAGGATGTCGGCATCGTGATCGCCATGGCGCTGGCCGAGGCGATCTATCCGATCGAGAAGGTCGAGCGTTTCGGCAACGCCGTCGTCGTCATGGATGAGGCGAGCGTCAGCTGCGACATGGACCTGAGCAACCGTCCCTATCTCTATTACGACGTTCCCGTCAACGGCAAGGTCGGCAGCTTCGATGCTGAGCTGGCCGAAGAGTTCTTCCGGGCCGTCGTATTCAACGCACGCATCTGCGCGCATATCGTGATGCAGCGCGGCAAAAACCGCCACCACGTCATCGAGGCGGCCTTCAAAGCCTTCGCTGTGGCACTGCGCCGGGCGGTCACCCGCAACGAACGCGTCACCGTCCCGAGCACAAAGGGCGTTTTGTGA